The stretch of DNA ACTGATTGGTATATAAGTAGCAGGACTTTACACAAGAAAGCCCATCTAACATTGCAAGCACAAGCAGCAGCTTCATTGGCATCGGACTGGAAAACAAATAAGACGGAGAGACGGAACGACAGGGCTATATTTACTTGTCGTCTCGTAGGCAAATTTTACAACCTCGATCGGGACGGATCGGAACTTTTTGACGCCGGACTCAACTCCCTCGTAGAGCCACCATCGACAATGGCCGCCAGATCGCGGACGCAACCTGCAACTGCAATTGCAAGAGGGCGGAGGCAGACGACAGCCTCGCTGCCGTTGGACGTGCTGGTGGACATCGCGGCACGCAGCGACCCGGCCACCCTTGTGCGCTGCGCCGCGACGTGTGTCGACATGCGTTGCCGCGTCAAGGAATACATCCGCCTCcgtggccgcctccgcctccggcatGGCGACCGCTTCGTGCTCCCCCTCCTGCGCGGCCATCTGATCCGCGGGCACCAGTACGACGACAGGCACCATCGGAAGAAGGAGTTGTTCCTGGTGGACACCGCCGCTGCGGACGACACCACAATGCACAGGGCCACCACCATCAGCAGCGTCCCCCTCGCGTCGCGCGATGGACTCGTCCTCCTCCGCGTTGACGGAGAGCTCCGCGTTTGCAACCAGGTCACTGCCACCAGCCAGACCCTGCCACCTGAACCTGCCTTCCCTGTGAGTGTGAGCAGCGTGCCGGCTAGGGAGATAAGTTATGTCTTGGTCGTCGGGGGCGATAACGATGATGGTGCCATCGCCGTTGGCTGGCATTTTCAAGTGGTCATGGCATATCTAGACGTGTCACAGCACCGCCGCAACCTGCAGCTCCAAACTTTCTCGTCGGAGCACGGCACGTGGGGCCACTACACCGATATCCGGGCTCACAACCTGCAGGGCAGCCGCTTGGAAGGAGGCCTCGGCAGGACCCTAATCGTCGGTGGTGCTATGCACTGGTTGTGCAGGACCAACACCGGGGCCTATGTCCTCAAGCTCCTTGTCAAAACAACACACGTGTCAGCGACGAAGCTCCCTGAATGCTTCCCCCGGGACTGGTCACACCACCGACTCTTGGCGACGCCGGTGGCGGGCGGGAGCCCCATTGTGCTCACCACGGATGGCGACAAGATATTTGCTTGGGCGCAGTCGAAGCAAACGGCCAAGTGGCAAGAACGACCACAGGTGGTGATCGAGACGCAGGCAATGTTGCGGTTCATCGACAAGGCGGGCGGAAGCAGGCCGCCGTCGACGGGACGGGGCCTTAATGTACTGTGGTTTGGTGAGCGGAGCGGCACCGTGCTCATCAATTCATACTGGGGTTTTTTCTGGCTTGACCTGCGGTCTATGAAGATTGTGAGGTGGTTCTGGGATCGCGATATCCCGTACATTGACGAGAATATCGGCTATGAGATGAATTTGGCGGATTGGGTTCCAACATTCAGTAGTACTTTTTGATTCATTCGTTTTCATTTCCCTTTCCAATCTCGACTTTACATTGTGTTTGTTCGACAACTTTGGATGCATGAGCTAAGAAAAATGATTTTATTTAAGTACTTTTATTTGCCCCATTCGCATAATGGTTGCTCTATGGTTTTGCTAGTTTTCTTTTTTTACTAATAAAGTGCATATGCTGTCTAAAGACTGGTTTTGTGTTCTTAACTGGCTCTTGAAAGTGATATATCAactattaaatgtttttaaacgaTTAATTGTTGGAGAAGTTAATCAAAAATTTATATCTGAAATAGTGGTGTGCAATGCCGGTCCTTTACTGAAGACTGCACTAACAGCGGCTGCAAGGAGATGGTGGTAGTGGAAGAAGTGTTGTCTCCACCTCAGCATAGAAAAAGGAAACTATGAACAAGAGGCAGCTCATTTCATTGATGAACTCTAGTGGATGCAACATGGTCGTGGTGCTGGCGGCGGTTCCgagtccttcttcttttgctcgacGACGGTGGCGCTTGGCGTCATAAACCTCTCGAGGACGACAACATGGAGCCCCGGTTCTATTGTAGCTGACCAGCAACTTTGGGCATACCTTATCCTATCATGTAGCGCTC from Triticum dicoccoides isolate Atlit2015 ecotype Zavitan chromosome 6A, WEW_v2.0, whole genome shotgun sequence encodes:
- the LOC119318928 gene encoding uncharacterized protein LOC119318928, whose product is MAARSRTQPATAIARGRRQTTASLPLDVLVDIAARSDPATLVRCAATCVDMRCRVKEYIRLRGRLRLRHGDRFVLPLLRGHLIRGHQYDDRHHRKKELFLVDTAAADDTTMHRATTISSVPLASRDGLVLLRVDGELRVCNQVTATSQTLPPEPAFPVSVSSVPAREISYVLVVGGDNDDGAIAVGWHFQVVMAYLDVSQHRRNLQLQTFSSEHGTWGHYTDIRAHNLQGSRLEGGLGRTLIVGGAMHWLCRTNTGAYVLKLLVKTTHVSATKLPECFPRDWSHHRLLATPVAGGSPIVLTTDGDKIFAWAQSKQTAKWQERPQVVIETQAMLRFIDKAGGSRPPSTGRGLNVLWFGERSGTVLINSYWGFFWLDLRSMKIVRWFWDRDIPYIDENIGYEMNLADWVPTFSSTF